The sequence TGTCAATATCAATATTGATCGCATCCTCAAACCTGCTTTTTAATATGTACACATAGGAGTGAATGAAATTCAGTTCCTGTGTCAGTGTAACAGTGTCCTTTTGCTTATGCTGCAATACATGCCTGTAAATATTAGACAATTCATTCACGAAGTCCTTGACATGCTTTTCAGAGGTAAGGGTGCTTAAGGTGTTAAGGGTATTAAATAGAAAATGAGGGCTTAACTGTTCTTTCAGGGAATTCAAACTTACTTCTAACTGCGCCTGTTTCAGTTTTTCTATTTCAAGCTGACTTTCCTGTTTCTGAAATACCACCATCTTATGATGTTGGATAAAATAGAATAGTCCACTTGTCACCACCCCTCTCAGAAGCATCATGTATTGTTTCCTTGCCAGTGGAATTTCCAATATGCCTTCGGACACGTCGTATAGGAAAGACATCAGGTAATTGTAAGGATAGATCAATAATGCTACCATTACAACGAATGTAAGCGCCACTATGATTTTATCTTCCTTTTTCCGGTGCAGGGTTTTACTGATAAACCAGTTATGCAGGAACCAGCAAATCAATCCAAATAAAAAGGAATGAAGGAAAATATGGACTACGGCCCACCATGAAAACTGCTCCATCCGGAGCATTTTTGGAAATGTTGCTAATATAGCGATGCATGCAGAGATAAGCATGCCAAAGTATCCGTCATGTTTTTTCACGTGTTAAAGATACAATAGTATCACAGGTTCAGGGCAATTATCAGGTTCAAAAGGGCAATTTGACGCCCGAAACGGGCAGACATTCAGCTGCCAGCATTCAGCTACTGGCCTTCAGCTGCCTGCACTCCCAAGCCAGCGTTCAAATGCAACTATTCAGCTGCCAGCAATTAAATCCCGGCGTTCCGTTGTAAGGGTTCAGATACCGGCGTTCATTTTCAGACATTCGTATGCCAGCCTTCGGATTGGGGCCTTCAGATGCCCGCACTCAACTCACAATACCGCTCCCGTCCCTGCTCCGTAATCATAATCAAACCCGCCTCATACAATATCTTCACATGCTTAGACACAGCCGGTCTACTAATATCAAAATTCTCCGCCAGCGCATTCATAGATAGCTTTTCTTTTGATAATAAAAACAGAATTTCCCTCCTGCCAGGGTCGGCAATTGCCTGAAATGGATCAGGTTGTCGCATTTATTTTCTCATTTTTTAAAATATATTTTCAACCACCCCGTCTACATTCTTACAAAACAACACTACATGTCAAAAGTATTATTCCTGAGTGTTCCTTCTCACGGCCACGTGAACCCTACTATTGGCCTCGTCAGCGAGCTGATTAAAAACGGAAATGATGTTATCTACTTCGCCACCGAAACATTCAGGCAGAAAATTGAAGCCACCGGTGCTATATATCAACCATACCTGGTAGACCTGGATTTATTTAAACCGGAAGTTGAAGGGGAAGAAGATCCGATGTTTCAGATCATGAGAGCGGCAACAAACATTATTGATGATATATTACAGAAAACAAACAATATAAATTTCGATTACATCATTCATTCCACCCCATTTCCATTCACAGAAGTATTCAAACAATTGCTGAATATACCTACGATTTCTTCATTAGGTATTTTTTTAGGATTGAACGATTTTCTGGAAAATGCTGAAGCGTTTCCTACACCACCGGAATACGCTGTAATGCGTGAGGAAATAAAGACAAAATACAATGTAAACTTACCAGAGAAATTTGTTGCTACATTGATTAATCTGGGTGGTTTAAATCTTGTTTATTCTTCCCGTTACTTTGTACCCGAAGATCAATTGTCTGGCGACAACTACCGTTTTGTAGGCCCACCCGTTTTTGACCGGAAAGAGCAAACCGACTTTCCTTTTAAACTATTAAAAGACAAGAAAGTCATTTACATTTCTCTCGGCACCGTATTCAGTAATTTCAACCACGACCTTTACCAGATCTTTTTTGATGCATTCGCAGGCAAAGATGTTATGGTAGTCATGGCTGCTTATAATGTAGATTTATCCAGATTTAAAATTCCGGACAATTTTATTGTTCGTCATTATATCCCACAGCTGGCCATTCTGCAACATACCGACGTAGCCATTACCCACGCCGGCATGAATAGTATTAGTGATCTGCTGTTCAACAATGTTCCTTTTGTAGCCATTCCTCTCGGCGCAGATCAACCCGATCTCGCCGGGAGAACTGCTGCATTGGGCGCTACCATTTCCCTGGATCATACCAAACTCACACCTGCTATACTGCAGGATGCTGTCGAAAAGGTGCTCCGCGATCCTTCATACGCAGTCAATATGCAAAAGATCAGTGACTCCTTTAAAGCAGCAGGTGGTTATCCAAAGGCAGTAGCCTACATCACTGAATACATAAAAACTGAGTCCTTTATATTCAGTGAATAATATACATTAAAGCCTAAGTCCTGCTCGTGCTATGAGCAATAGCTTACCTCACTGATACATAAAAACTGGGTCCTTTATATTCAGTGAATAATATACATTAAAGCCTAAGTCCTGCTCGTGCTATGAGCGTAGCTTACCTCAATGTATATACACAAGACTGATCGCCGCTGATTTAGTACCAGCATCATACGTAGGCATCACCATGGTGCTGGTATTTGCTTTTCCTGACAACCCCTTCTCTATCTTCGGATACAACCAGTAAGCCGCCTGCGTACTCAATATCCCCACACCAGCGCCCGCCACTACATCACTCAGCCAGTGCCGGTTATTATACATCCTCAACACCCCCGTTGCTGTTGCCGCCATATAGCCCCCCACCACTATCCACGGGCTCACATCCTTATACTCCATCCGCATAAACTCCGCACTCATAAACGCCGTCGCCGTATGCCCGGAAGGAAAGGAGTTCGCCGCACTGCCATCAGGCCTTTCCCTGTGGGTCAATGTTTTTAACCCCGTCACCGTACCACATACCAGCAAAGATGACATTCCCAGTATAATCGTCCTCTCCTTAAAGTTATGCGCCCCATGAATCCCCATGGCATTCAGGGCATACACCCCAAATATGGGCGAATACTGTAAATAGTTGTCAATAGTAGTATGAAACCGGGAATTGTCCTCGCGGATCTCATGTTTGGTTGACAGGTCCAGTTCATGTAAAGGTCGTACATGGAAGGTGGCGGCACCATAGCCGATCATGATTGCAGCTGCCAGAATAGGTCCGGGATTCACCTTATACTGCCCATTTGGATGCGCCAAAGACAGTACAGGTTGAATAGTATCTTCTTTAGCAGGAGTTATGGTCTGTCCATACGAGCTCTCCGCTGCTACTAGTAGCATTAACAGTTGTAGGCCGTAAAATCTCATCAGGTATATAAGTCTGACTACAAAATAGTAAAATAATTCTGTAGAAAAACTGTTTTTTCTGATCAGGGTCATCCTGCTCATCGTCACTGATTTGTATCAACGACTTATGCCAACCCCGTCATCGGTTATAATTCCCCTTCTACCCACCTTTGTAGTGGAATTATTTATCAATATCAACTCCTCTAACATGGAACCTAATTCAAAAAATTTAATCGACAAGATTGAAAGGATACGGAAGGCTCAAACCCAGTTTTCCACTTTCACCCAGGAACAGGTTGATGAGATCTTTCGCCAGTCGGCCATAGCGGCTAATAATGCCCGTATCTCCCTCGCTAAAATGGCGGTGGAAGAGACCGGCATGGGCCTGGTGGAAGATAAAGTGATAAAGAACCATTTTGCATCTGAGTATATCTATAATCAGTACAAAGACGAAAAGACATGCGGCGTCATCGAAACTGATGAAGCCTTTGGCATCACCAAAATCGCTGAGCCAATCGGTGTAATCGCGGCTGTAGTTCCTACTACAAACCCAACTTCCACCGCTATCTTTAAAGCACTGATTGCACTCAAGACCCGCAATGGCATTATTTTCTCACCACACCCAAGAGCTAAAAATTCCACAATAGCAGCGGCAAGGATCATACTGGATGCAGCCGTTAAAGCCGGAGCGCCAAAAGATATCATCGGTTGGATCGAAGAACCATCCGTTGAATCATCCCAGATGTTGATGGCTGAAGCTGATCTTATCCTGGCTACCGGAGGTCCCGGTATGGTCAAAGCCGCTTATTCTTCCGGTAAACCTGCCATCGGTGTAGGCGCCGGTAATACGCCTGCTATCATCGACGAAACTGCACACCTTAAGATGGCCGTGAATTCCATCCTGCTCTCCAAAACTTTTGACAACGGTATGATCTGCGCATCCGAACAGAGCGTGATCGTAGTTGAAAAAGTGTACGAAGAAGTAAAAAGAGAATTCATCGACCGCGGTGCTTACATCCTCAGCAAAGCTGAAACAAGCAAAGTAGGTGCACTGCTCCTGATCAATGGCGTGCTGAATGCCAATATCGTAGGTCAGGCTGCTGTAAAGATCGCTGCACTGGCTGGTATCACCGTTCCTGAAGACACCAAGATCCTGATCGGTGAAGTGACTTCTGTTGAACTGGACGAACCATTCAGCCATGAAAAGCTGTCTACCGTGCTGGCCATGTACAAAGCGAAAGACTTCGATGAAGCCCTGAACAAAGCTACCCGCCTCGTTAAACTGGGTGGTTTCGGTCACACCTCCGTGCTGTATACCGATCCTACCATTTCTCAGGACAGGGTAAACAGATTCGGCGCTGCCATGAAGACCGGCCGTACCATCATCAACATGCCTTCTTCTCAGGGTGCAATTGGTGATATCTTCAACTTCAAACTGTCTCCATCCCTCACCCTGGGTTGTGGTTCATGGGGCGGTAACTCTGTCTCCGAAAACGTGGGTGTTAAGCATTTACTAAACATTAAGAGCGTAGCTGCAAGAAGAGAAAACATGCTTTGGTTCAAAGTACCTGAAAAAGTATATTTCAAATACGGCTGTCTGCCAGTTGCCCTCAGAGAACTGAAAGACGAAGGCAAGAAAAGAGTATTCCTCGTAACTGATAAAGTACTCTATGGCCTGGGTTATGCTGAAAAGGTAACCAAGATCCTGGATGAACTGGGTATTGCTCACACCGTGTTCTTCGATGTTGAACCTGATCCAACACTTATCTGTGCAAGAAAAGGTGCTGCAGAAATGGCCAGCTTCCAACCTGATGCCGTTATTGCATTAGGTGGTGGTTCTCCAATGGATGCTGCTAAGATCATGTGGGTACTCTACGAACATCCTGAAGAAAAATTTGAAGACCTGGCTATGCGTTTCATGGATATCCGCAAACGCGTTTATCACTTCCCTAAAATGGGTATCAAAGCCAGCTTCATCGCAGTTCCTACCTCTGCCGGTACAGGCTCTGAAGTGACTCCTTTCGCGGTGATCACTGACGAAAATACGGGTATCAAGTATCCGCTGGCGGACTACGAACTGACTCCTGATATGGCAATCGTTGATGCCGAACTGATGATGAACATGCCTAAGAGCCTCACATCTGCTTCTGGTATCGATGCACTCACCCACGCACTGGAATCTTATGTATCCGTGCTGGCCAGTGAATTCACCAACGGCCTGGCACTCGAAGCCATCCGCCTCATCTTCAAATACCTGCCTGCTGCTTACAACGAAGGCAAGACCAATGTGAAAGCAAGAGAAAAAATGGCACACGCTTCTACCATTGCTGGTATGGCATTCGCCAATGCTTTCCTCGGTATCTGTCACTCACTGGCACACAAACTGGGTGCTACCCACCACGTGCCACACGGTGTTGCAAACGGTATGCTCATCACTGAAGTGATCCGATTCAATGCGGTTGAGAATCCACGCAAACAGGCTGCCTTCCCTCAGTACAAATATCCAAATGCACGCTGGCGCTATGCCCGTATCGCGGACTATCTGCAACTGGGCGGTAAGAATGATGCGGAAAAAGTAGAACTGCTGTGTGAAGCCATCGAAAAACTGAAAGCTCAGGTAGGTATTCCTAAGAGCATCAAAGAATTCGGTGTGTCAGAAAGCAAATTCTATGCAACACTTGATACTATGTCTGAACAGGCATTTGATGACCAGTGTACACCGGCTAACCCCCGCTACCCACTGATCAGTGAAATGAAGAAGATCTATATCAAGGTGTATGAAGGTGCTCAGAAAGTTGAGCCTACCAATGCGAAGATCAAAGCACCACTGGGAGCTTAATCTGCTATACATCTGTAGCTGGCTGCTGACCCGGCCAGCTACATTTTTATTCTTAATTGTATGATGGACGTTCAATCCCGCAAGAAACTGGTTTATCCCGTCAGGCAGCCCCTGATGGATTATCTGCGTAAATATAACCGTGACCTGAAAGTATTGGTGAACTACAGTGACCTGCTCCGTTTTCATGTAAGCATTCCACTGCTGGACAAGGATGGCAAAGACACACTGTGGGAAACCGTTTATTACGATCCTGCGCATATGGAAACCTTATTCCCCGCGCTCACCCTCATCTATGCCATTATGAATACCTCTGGCGATACTGCTTTTACCGAGCACCTACAGGTATCCCAGATCGACTACTGCACCTTTGGTAATTCCAAACCTTTCCGGGTGCGCATCATGAATACGCTGAACGATAACTATGATTACTTCTATGTAAAAGTATCTGATGCCTCCCGTGTGTATGGTCTGGAACTCGAACATATATTATCACCTAACAGGATCGCCTATCTCACAGATGGAGAAACACTGATAGAAGAACACATCTCTGGTCTGCCTGGAGATGTATTTATTAAAAACCGCCTGAATACCTCCAAATTCAACCAGATCAGGATCTGTAAGGAATTCGTGAAGTTCAACGAACGCTGTTTTATCCGCCTGCTGGGAGATATGCGTGCCTATAACTATGTAGTACATATCACACCTGATATAGAAGGAAACCAATACCGGATCCGTGCTATCGACTTTGACCAGCAATCCTATGAAGGCAGAAGACAATTTTACCTACCTCATTTCTTTAAGGATAACAATCAACTGGTAAGCCTTGGTATCAAACATATGGACAGCCGGACCATGCGGCAGTACCAGGAGGAAGAACGGAGCTTAATCAATAACCGTATCCGCCTGGTGCGTTACAGACTGGATGATCTGCTGGCCTGTATGAAAGACGATCAGATCTCTCCACAAAAGAAGGTAGACCAGCTGGCCGGGGAACTGGCCACTTTCCATCACCACGATGGATTTAGCAGGTGCCGGAATATGGGAGCCCTGATTGCTGAACAGTTGAAAATATATGCATAATTCATCACAACCATGAACAAACTTAAGAACAGGTGGCTCATTGCAGCCTCCGCAGTTGGGATCCATCTCTCCATTGGCTCTGTGTACGCCTGGAGCGTGTACACAAAACCATTAATAGCACAACTGGGATGGGGACTGAAAGAGACACAGTTTACATTCAGCCTGGCTATTTTTTTCCTTGGTATGTCAGCTGCCTTTCTGGGCAGTTATGTTGAAAAGCTTGGCCCGAAAAAATCCGGGCGACTTGCGGCGCTTTTCTTCGGTGTAGGCATAGCAGGTTCAGGATTGGCAGTATATGCGCACTCACTGTGGGGGCTGTACCTGTCTTATGGCGTTATTGGTGGTATCGGTCTGGGACTGGGCTATATCACACCTATTACCTCTCTGGTAAAATGGTTCCCGGACAAGAAAGGGCTGGCCACCGGTCTGGCGATTATGGGATTTGGTTTTGCCGCATTGATCAGTAGCCCACTTATCGTATACCTGATCGGACATACCAGTATTCCCACTACATTCTTTATCATGGGCGGTAGCTACTTTGTAGTTATCCTGGCTGCGTCTTCTTACATTGCACCGCCTCCTGAAGGTTATGGCGGACCTGCAAAGACAAAGGAAATTACAGGGGTCACAGCGAAGGAAGCCATCCGTACTAAGAAATTCTGGTACCTGTGGATCATGTTCTTCCTCAATATCAGTTGTGGTATCGCCATCATTTCCGCAGCTTCTCCAATGGCACAGGAATCTGCCGGGTTGACTACAGCAGCTGCAGCAGCGATGGTTGGGTTCATGGGGATCTTCAATGGCGGTGGCCGTATTGGCTGGTCTGCGGCGTCTGACTTCCTGGGAAGACCTAATACCTTTATTACTTTCCTCTGTATTGAAATTGTGGCATTCCTGGTATTGCCAGGGGTACACAATGCACTGTTATTCCAGCTGATGATCTTTTTGATCGTTTCCTGCTATGGTGCGGGTTTCTCCACCACTACTGCCTATATCAGTGATCTTTTTGGTACAAAAGAACTGGGTGCGATCGTTGGTTATATGCTTACAGCATGGGCTGCTGCCGGTATGGCGGGTCCGCTGTTCGCAGCAATCGCAAGAAGTGCCAGTTCCAGTTATAATGGAACATTATATTGTTTTAGCGTGCTGCTGGTGATTGCCCTGGTATTTTCTATACTGCTGAAGCGGTTATTAAATAAGGCTAGTTGATTTTTTGCAATAACTCTAGTACTTTAGTGGGATAATAAAATGTCGGTTATGTATCGCTTTTATATTCCCACTATTTTCTTTTTGATCACTTTGAGCGCAAAGGCGCAACAGTTATCGCTCAATGAAAACCCATATCCACCTGCTGTTAACGTGCAGGAAGCGATAAAAAAAGAAATTGCCAACATCTCCCGTTATCCGGGGCCTGATGCAAATGAACTCATTACCGCTATTGCCCAAAAAGAGGGCGTAGAAACCGATCAAATCATACCGGGTGAGATATTGGCCCAACTCGGGGTTTATCTGGGCTTAAAAGGCGGAGAATTCATTTATGCTGTACCGGGGTATCCTGTTTTTACAGATGCGGCAAAAAGTGTAGGAGGGAAGGTGATAGCCGTGCCGCTGAATGATAAAAAAGAAAATGACCTGACATCCATCAGCGCCAGCATAAACCCACAAACCACCGCCATCTTCCTCGTCAATCCTCATAACCCCTCCGGCACAGTAAGTGATAAAAAAGCCTTTCACGACTTCCTTCACACCGCTTCTAAACAAGCGATTATTTTGGTAGACGAAGCCTACCTTGAATACGCCGACGATTTCGCCGGCAGAACCGCCGTTAATAATATCAAAGAAGGAGATAACGTCATCGTTTTCCGCACCTTTGCAAAAGCCTATGGCCTTGCAGGGTTGTCGATCGGCTATTGTGTAGCCCCACCTGCTATCGCAAAATTCCTGAAAGAAAAAGGGCTTGGAAATGTTCATGACCTGAACCGACTCTCTGTTGTAGCGGCCAAAGCCGCATTAGCCGACAAAAGCTATATCACAAACCTGAATAAAACTGTCGCCGTAGAAAGAAATAAGTGGAATCAATTACTCGATAGTTTACATCTGGAACACACTACCTCTCAGGCCAACTTTATCTATTTCAATACCGGCCAGCCATACGAAAAAGTTGCTGCTGCCTACAACAAACAAGGCGTTCAGATCGCCCGTTTATTTTCACCTTACAATACGTGGATCCGCATTACCATCGGACTTCCTGCGGAAAACAAAAAAGCACAGGAGATACTTAAAAAACTATGAAGTTTGTTATCCACTACCATTGAGTATTTGCGAGGATCAATCCATTGTTTGCAAAATTCACATTTCCGCCTTATTTTGTTTGTCCCGGAAACAAATTAAAACTTAATATAAGTATGACCACAAGAAGAACTTTCCTTACCCAGGCAGGCCTGCTCGGCGCCGGACTGGCATTTGGACTCTCGTCGAACCGTTTACTGGCTGCTGGTAAGATCAATGCAAAAGCAGGATTGCAGCTCTATTCCCTCCGCGAAGAACTCCCTAAAGATGTAAAAGGCGTGATCGCAAAAATAGCTGCCGCCGGCTACAAACAAGTAGAAACCTACGGCTATAGCAAAAAGAATGGCTTCTGGGGGCTCAGCGCCCAGGAATTCAAAGCCCTGCTCACTAAACATGGCCTGACCAGCCCAAGCGGACACTACGCCCTGGAAACCGAAGAAGATCAGGACGCTTCCATCGAGGCTGCTAAAATACTCGGACAGGAATACCTGACCATGGCTTACATCGATGAAAAGAAGCGCAAAACCGCTGCTGACATCAAAAAAATCGTTGCCGAACTGAATAAACTGGCTGATAAAGCAAAGAAACACGGTCTGAAAATGGCGTACCATAACCACGATTTCGAATTCAAGACCGTGGAAGGCGTAATGCTGTACGAGGAACTGCTGAAGGGTACCAACCCTGCACTGGTGCATTTCGAAATGGATATTTACTGGGTAGTGCGTTCCAACCAGGATCCTATTGCCTGGATCAACAAATACCCCGGCCGCTTTACCATGGTACATGTGAAAGATATGGATAAGGCTAACCCTGAGCTGAACACCGAAGTTGGTAAAGGAAGTATTAATTTCAAAGCCATCTTTGCAAAAGCAAAAACGGCTGGTATTAAATATTATATCGTAGAACAGGAGAATTTCTCCATCGATCCTTACGAGAGTATTACAGAAAGCTCAAAATACCTGCGCACGGTATTATTCGCATAAAAATAGGAGGTGTCATCAATAAATGAATCTCCTGAGAATTATATGAACAGCATAAAAAGCAGGATGTATCATCAATAAATGAACCTCCTTAGAACTGCATAAATGGAAACCGGGCTCCATCAGCTATCCGAATGAATAGAGCGTGTATCTTACTTTTGATACACGCTCCTTTTTATTATCCAAAACTTACAACATTCTCTTTATCCGTTAAATATTCTTTGACGGTTTCCCTGCTCACAACCCCGATCAACCTACCATCCTTTACTACCGGTACCTGTGCCAGGTGTTCGTCCGGCAAC is a genomic window of Chitinophaga sp. LS1 containing:
- a CDS encoding sensor histidine kinase, whose amino-acid sequence is MEQFSWWAVVHIFLHSFLFGLICWFLHNWFISKTLHRKKEDKIIVALTFVVMVALLIYPYNYLMSFLYDVSEGILEIPLARKQYMMLLRGVVTSGLFYFIQHHKMVVFQKQESQLEIEKLKQAQLEVSLNSLKEQLSPHFLFNTLNTLSTLTSEKHVKDFVNELSNIYRHVLQHKQKDTVTLTQELNFIHSYVYILKSRFEDAINIDIDIAEADQGLRIPALSLQLLIENAVKHNMATSYKPLNIKLFREGDYLVVSNNLQPKNSVSYSTGTGLHNIRLRYQLLFNKEIVIEKTASHFTVKLPLAA
- a CDS encoding ArsR/SmtB family transcription factor, whose protein sequence is MRQPDPFQAIADPGRREILFLLSKEKLSMNALAENFDISRPAVSKHVKILYEAGLIMITEQGRERYCELSAGI
- a CDS encoding macrolide family glycosyltransferase, with the translated sequence MSKVLFLSVPSHGHVNPTIGLVSELIKNGNDVIYFATETFRQKIEATGAIYQPYLVDLDLFKPEVEGEEDPMFQIMRAATNIIDDILQKTNNINFDYIIHSTPFPFTEVFKQLLNIPTISSLGIFLGLNDFLENAEAFPTPPEYAVMREEIKTKYNVNLPEKFVATLINLGGLNLVYSSRYFVPEDQLSGDNYRFVGPPVFDRKEQTDFPFKLLKDKKVIYISLGTVFSNFNHDLYQIFFDAFAGKDVMVVMAAYNVDLSRFKIPDNFIVRHYIPQLAILQHTDVAITHAGMNSISDLLFNNVPFVAIPLGADQPDLAGRTAALGATISLDHTKLTPAILQDAVEKVLRDPSYAVNMQKISDSFKAAGGYPKAVAYITEYIKTESFIFSE
- a CDS encoding phosphatase PAP2 family protein — translated: MSRMTLIRKNSFSTELFYYFVVRLIYLMRFYGLQLLMLLVAAESSYGQTITPAKEDTIQPVLSLAHPNGQYKVNPGPILAAAIMIGYGAATFHVRPLHELDLSTKHEIREDNSRFHTTIDNYLQYSPIFGVYALNAMGIHGAHNFKERTIILGMSSLLVCGTVTGLKTLTHRERPDGSAANSFPSGHTATAFMSAEFMRMEYKDVSPWIVVGGYMAATATGVLRMYNNRHWLSDVVAGAGVGILSTQAAYWLYPKIEKGLSGKANTSTMVMPTYDAGTKSAAISLVYIH
- the adhE gene encoding bifunctional acetaldehyde-CoA/alcohol dehydrogenase encodes the protein MEPNSKNLIDKIERIRKAQTQFSTFTQEQVDEIFRQSAIAANNARISLAKMAVEETGMGLVEDKVIKNHFASEYIYNQYKDEKTCGVIETDEAFGITKIAEPIGVIAAVVPTTNPTSTAIFKALIALKTRNGIIFSPHPRAKNSTIAAARIILDAAVKAGAPKDIIGWIEEPSVESSQMLMAEADLILATGGPGMVKAAYSSGKPAIGVGAGNTPAIIDETAHLKMAVNSILLSKTFDNGMICASEQSVIVVEKVYEEVKREFIDRGAYILSKAETSKVGALLLINGVLNANIVGQAAVKIAALAGITVPEDTKILIGEVTSVELDEPFSHEKLSTVLAMYKAKDFDEALNKATRLVKLGGFGHTSVLYTDPTISQDRVNRFGAAMKTGRTIINMPSSQGAIGDIFNFKLSPSLTLGCGSWGGNSVSENVGVKHLLNIKSVAARRENMLWFKVPEKVYFKYGCLPVALRELKDEGKKRVFLVTDKVLYGLGYAEKVTKILDELGIAHTVFFDVEPDPTLICARKGAAEMASFQPDAVIALGGGSPMDAAKIMWVLYEHPEEKFEDLAMRFMDIRKRVYHFPKMGIKASFIAVPTSAGTGSEVTPFAVITDENTGIKYPLADYELTPDMAIVDAELMMNMPKSLTSASGIDALTHALESYVSVLASEFTNGLALEAIRLIFKYLPAAYNEGKTNVKAREKMAHASTIAGMAFANAFLGICHSLAHKLGATHHVPHGVANGMLITEVIRFNAVENPRKQAAFPQYKYPNARWRYARIADYLQLGGKNDAEKVELLCEAIEKLKAQVGIPKSIKEFGVSESKFYATLDTMSEQAFDDQCTPANPRYPLISEMKKIYIKVYEGAQKVEPTNAKIKAPLGA
- a CDS encoding OFA family MFS transporter — its product is MNKLKNRWLIAASAVGIHLSIGSVYAWSVYTKPLIAQLGWGLKETQFTFSLAIFFLGMSAAFLGSYVEKLGPKKSGRLAALFFGVGIAGSGLAVYAHSLWGLYLSYGVIGGIGLGLGYITPITSLVKWFPDKKGLATGLAIMGFGFAALISSPLIVYLIGHTSIPTTFFIMGGSYFVVILAASSYIAPPPEGYGGPAKTKEITGVTAKEAIRTKKFWYLWIMFFLNISCGIAIISAASPMAQESAGLTTAAAAAMVGFMGIFNGGGRIGWSAASDFLGRPNTFITFLCIEIVAFLVLPGVHNALLFQLMIFLIVSCYGAGFSTTTAYISDLFGTKELGAIVGYMLTAWAAAGMAGPLFAAIARSASSSYNGTLYCFSVLLVIALVFSILLKRLLNKAS
- a CDS encoding histidinol-phosphate transaminase; its protein translation is MYRFYIPTIFFLITLSAKAQQLSLNENPYPPAVNVQEAIKKEIANISRYPGPDANELITAIAQKEGVETDQIIPGEILAQLGVYLGLKGGEFIYAVPGYPVFTDAAKSVGGKVIAVPLNDKKENDLTSISASINPQTTAIFLVNPHNPSGTVSDKKAFHDFLHTASKQAIILVDEAYLEYADDFAGRTAVNNIKEGDNVIVFRTFAKAYGLAGLSIGYCVAPPAIAKFLKEKGLGNVHDLNRLSVVAAKAALADKSYITNLNKTVAVERNKWNQLLDSLHLEHTTSQANFIYFNTGQPYEKVAAAYNKQGVQIARLFSPYNTWIRITIGLPAENKKAQEILKKL
- a CDS encoding sugar phosphate isomerase/epimerase family protein, whose protein sequence is MTTRRTFLTQAGLLGAGLAFGLSSNRLLAAGKINAKAGLQLYSLREELPKDVKGVIAKIAAAGYKQVETYGYSKKNGFWGLSAQEFKALLTKHGLTSPSGHYALETEEDQDASIEAAKILGQEYLTMAYIDEKKRKTAADIKKIVAELNKLADKAKKHGLKMAYHNHDFEFKTVEGVMLYEELLKGTNPALVHFEMDIYWVVRSNQDPIAWINKYPGRFTMVHVKDMDKANPELNTEVGKGSINFKAIFAKAKTAGIKYYIVEQENFSIDPYESITESSKYLRTVLFA